In a single window of the Nilaparvata lugens isolate BPH chromosome 1, ASM1435652v1, whole genome shotgun sequence genome:
- the LOC111043599 gene encoding uncharacterized protein LOC111043599 isoform X2 — translation MLEGRRIVDVHSFIAQIQKIDDHLPFHCSFKDMTVIKECRKGLNSCITLKCKMCNIEKSLWTNVSNEKTMDVNTSAVSGTMSTGGGHSQLEEVLSCLYIPCMSYNTFRKYHDRVADAWKETAERSMEMAAEEKKHEAIKRGDVDADGVPLLMVVADGCWAKRSYRTNYNSLSGVAAIVGYHTKKVLYVGVKNKYCTICVRAERLGKQAREHTCFKNWGTQQSSTSMEAALIAEGFSSSEKMYGVRYNRLIADGDSSVYKTLLDRRPYKNTSVLKIECRNHLMRNYCNKIREIAQTSNRGRNPIMLRKKIGDRLVRLRYAVTKAVIHKENVDKLKSVEMLKEDILNGPNHVFGDHSKCKDYF, via the exons ATGTTAGAAGGTAGACGAATAGTGGACGTACATTCATTCATTGCTCAAATTCAGAAAATTGATGACCACTTACCATTTCATTGCAGTTTCAAGGATATGACTGTAATAAAAGAATGTAGAAAAGGTTTGAACTCTTGTATCACGCTCAAGTGTAAGATGTGTAATATAGAAAAATCTCTTTGGACAAATGTCTCAAACGAGAAAACTATGGATGTGAATACATCAGCAGTTTCTGGTACAATGAGCACAGGAGGAGGTCATTCCCAGCTGGAAGAGGTTTTGTCATGCTTATACATTCCTTGCATGTCTTACAATACATTTCGCAAGTATCATGACCGAGTAGCTGATGCCTGGAAGGAAACAGCCGAAAGATCAATGGAGATGGCAGCTGAAGAAAAAAAACATGAGGCAATCAAAAGGGGAGACGTTGATGCTGATGGTGTACCTCTATTGATGGTTGTTGCTGATGGCTGTTGGGCAAAGCGCTCCTATCGTACCAACTATAATTCCCTCTCTGGTGTg GCTGCCATAGTTGGATACCACACCAAGAAAGTTCTTTATGTTGGTGTGAAGAACAAATACTGCACAATTTGTGTAAGGGCTGAACGGTTGGGTAAGCAGGCAAGGGAGCACACATGCTTCAAAAACTGGGGTACTCAGCAAAGTTCTACCAGTATGGAGGCTGCGCTTATTGCAGAGGGATTCTCATCAAGTGAGAAAATGTATGGAGTGCGCTACAATAGACTGATTGCAGATGGTGATAGCAGTGTATATAAAACATTACTTGATCGCAGGCCATACAAAAATACCAGTGTACTGAAGATTGAGTGTCGTAATCACCTTATGCgaaattattgcaataaaattaGGGAAATTGCACAAACTAGCAATAGAGGACGTAACCCCATTATGTTGCGTAAGAAGATTGGTGACAGGCTAGTCAGGCTGAGATACGCGGTTACCAAAGCAGTGATCCACAAGGAAAATGTTGACAAACTGAAGAGTGTGGAGATGTTAAAAGAGGACATTTTGAATGGACCAAACCATGTTTTTGGGGACCATTCCAAATGTAAAGATTATTTTTAA
- the LOC111043599 gene encoding uncharacterized protein LOC111043599 isoform X1, with the protein MSVPYQIFTKSSSTYIFCYVFQCRRKEYTTVISKNYHQIISCLQNLDPVIASTSKSIPLHRTTCIPPKPSEPVASTSEGISSHPPTSTTPKTSVPVASTRNGIALPQATSTSPIPVTSSSLMLEGRRIVDVHSFIAQIQKIDDHLPFHCSFKDMTVIKECRKGLNSCITLKCKMCNIEKSLWTNVSNEKTMDVNTSAVSGTMSTGGGHSQLEEVLSCLYIPCMSYNTFRKYHDRVADAWKETAERSMEMAAEEKKHEAIKRGDVDADGVPLLMVVADGCWAKRSYRTNYNSLSGVAAIVGYHTKKVLYVGVKNKYCTICVRAERLGKQAREHTCFKNWGTQQSSTSMEAALIAEGFSSSEKMYGVRYNRLIADGDSSVYKTLLDRRPYKNTSVLKIECRNHLMRNYCNKIREIAQTSNRGRNPIMLRKKIGDRLVRLRYAVTKAVIHKENVDKLKSVEMLKEDILNGPNHVFGDHSKCKDYF; encoded by the exons ATGAGTGTACCGTACCAGATTTTTACAAAATCATCTTcaacatacattttttgttatGTCTTTCAGTGCAGAAGAAAGGAATACACCACAGTCATCTCAAAAAACTATCACCAAATTATCTCCTGTTTACAAAACTTGGATCCGGTTATTGCTTCTACTTCTAAAAGTATTCCATTGCATCGAACAACTTGCATACCTCCTAAACCTTCAGAACCAGTTGCTTCTACTTCTGAAGGCATATCATCACATCCACCAACTAGCACAACTCCTAAAACTTCAGTGCCAGTAGCTTCTACTCGTAATGGAATCGCACTGCCTCAAGCAACTAGCACATCTCCTATTCCTGTGACATCATCTTCATTGATGTTAGAAGGTAGACGAATAGTGGACGTACATTCATTCATTGCTCAAATTCAGAAAATTGATGACCACTTACCATTTCATTGCAGTTTCAAGGATATGACTGTAATAAAAGAATGTAGAAAAGGTTTGAACTCTTGTATCACGCTCAAGTGTAAGATGTGTAATATAGAAAAATCTCTTTGGACAAATGTCTCAAACGAGAAAACTATGGATGTGAATACATCAGCAGTTTCTGGTACAATGAGCACAGGAGGAGGTCATTCCCAGCTGGAAGAGGTTTTGTCATGCTTATACATTCCTTGCATGTCTTACAATACATTTCGCAAGTATCATGACCGAGTAGCTGATGCCTGGAAGGAAACAGCCGAAAGATCAATGGAGATGGCAGCTGAAGAAAAAAAACATGAGGCAATCAAAAGGGGAGACGTTGATGCTGATGGTGTACCTCTATTGATGGTTGTTGCTGATGGCTGTTGGGCAAAGCGCTCCTATCGTACCAACTATAATTCCCTCTCTGGTGTg GCTGCCATAGTTGGATACCACACCAAGAAAGTTCTTTATGTTGGTGTGAAGAACAAATACTGCACAATTTGTGTAAGGGCTGAACGGTTGGGTAAGCAGGCAAGGGAGCACACATGCTTCAAAAACTGGGGTACTCAGCAAAGTTCTACCAGTATGGAGGCTGCGCTTATTGCAGAGGGATTCTCATCAAGTGAGAAAATGTATGGAGTGCGCTACAATAGACTGATTGCAGATGGTGATAGCAGTGTATATAAAACATTACTTGATCGCAGGCCATACAAAAATACCAGTGTACTGAAGATTGAGTGTCGTAATCACCTTATGCgaaattattgcaataaaattaGGGAAATTGCACAAACTAGCAATAGAGGACGTAACCCCATTATGTTGCGTAAGAAGATTGGTGACAGGCTAGTCAGGCTGAGATACGCGGTTACCAAAGCAGTGATCCACAAGGAAAATGTTGACAAACTGAAGAGTGTGGAGATGTTAAAAGAGGACATTTTGAATGGACCAAACCATGTTTTTGGGGACCATTCCAAATGTAAAGATTATTTTTAA